Proteins from one Caulobacter sp. 73W genomic window:
- a CDS encoding M16 family metallopeptidase, which produces MLRTSRPFLITASVLALSISAAGGASALPFLGGDKAAAAQAQAPGQWPQAVSDIAADPAVRFGALPNGMRYAIRRNATPPGQASVRLRFDAGSLMETDAQQGLAHFLEHMAFNGSKTVPEGEMIKILERHGLAFGADTNASTSWNETIYKLDLPKTDDETVKVSLDLMRDVASELTISAEAVDRERGVILSEERDRDTPAYRVFKEGIAFLLKGQRPPQRLPIGQVEVIKTAPREQLVDYYQRFYRPERAVLVVVGDFDVDVMEAKIKERFSDWRGVGPAGVDPDLGAVAKRGTEAKVIVQPGAATSLQLSWLTAPDLSADTAANRKRDLIERLGFAVLNRRFGALSRGADPQFIAAGAFSFDQFHAAKATTISATAEPNGWRQALAAIDLEQRRIAKYGVRQEELDREIAELRTLLEARVAGAATQRTPTLANVIVGSLDDHEVVTSPQQDLAAFNAAVKDLKAQTVSDAVKRAFEGAGPVAILSTGSPVQGGDKALADQLASVRKVEVTPQAASAAIEWPYQSFGAPGTVAEQKDITDLDAAFIRFSNGVRLTVKPTKFRDDQVLVRVRIGDGYLGLPRDKQSVNWAASAFAEGGLAKISAQDTEQVLASKVWGAQLGMDDDAFVLSGSTRTADLPTELQVLAAYATEPGWRPEAFQRIKTFGQTLHDQYEATDNGVLARDLAGLLRGGDRRFTFPSRQEMAAATVDDLKAQLAPLSTGQIEVIIVGDITVEKATQAVAETFGALPARVAAPAPGPDARVTTFPKPTATPVRLTHKGRDDQGMAYIAWQTGDFFSNPQRARDITILADIFRLRLQDELREKQGATYSPSAGSTASFVWTDFGYVAVSVEAPPATLDSVFKTVSEIAADLRAKPPSQDELARAKKPRLEGLEKARVTNEYWIGQLSGAQADPRRLDATRSVQAGVERVSPLDVQKAAQAYLGDERAWKLVIVPGK; this is translated from the coding sequence GGCGACAAGGCCGCGGCGGCCCAGGCGCAGGCGCCCGGTCAGTGGCCGCAGGCGGTCTCCGACATCGCGGCCGATCCGGCGGTCCGCTTCGGCGCCCTGCCCAACGGCATGCGCTATGCGATCCGTCGCAACGCCACCCCGCCGGGGCAGGCCTCGGTTCGGCTGCGCTTCGACGCCGGGTCGCTGATGGAGACCGACGCCCAGCAGGGCCTGGCCCACTTCCTCGAGCACATGGCCTTCAACGGCTCCAAGACCGTGCCCGAAGGCGAGATGATCAAGATCCTTGAACGGCACGGCCTGGCGTTCGGCGCCGACACCAACGCGTCGACCTCGTGGAACGAGACGATCTACAAGCTGGACCTGCCCAAGACCGACGATGAGACGGTCAAGGTCAGCCTGGACCTGATGCGCGACGTGGCCAGCGAACTGACCATCTCGGCCGAGGCGGTCGACCGCGAGCGCGGCGTCATCCTGTCCGAGGAGCGCGACCGCGACACCCCGGCCTATCGCGTGTTCAAGGAGGGCATCGCCTTCCTGCTGAAGGGCCAGCGTCCCCCGCAGCGCCTGCCGATCGGCCAGGTGGAGGTGATCAAGACGGCCCCCCGCGAGCAGCTGGTCGACTATTACCAGCGCTTCTATCGGCCCGAGCGGGCGGTGCTGGTGGTGGTCGGCGACTTCGACGTCGACGTCATGGAAGCCAAGATCAAGGAACGGTTCTCCGACTGGCGGGGCGTCGGCCCGGCCGGCGTCGATCCGGATCTGGGCGCCGTCGCCAAGCGCGGGACCGAGGCCAAGGTCATCGTCCAGCCGGGAGCGGCGACGTCCCTGCAGCTGTCATGGCTGACCGCGCCGGACCTGTCGGCCGACACCGCCGCCAACCGCAAGCGTGACCTGATCGAGCGGCTGGGTTTTGCGGTTCTGAACCGCCGGTTCGGCGCGCTGAGCCGCGGGGCCGATCCGCAGTTCATCGCCGCCGGCGCCTTCTCGTTCGACCAGTTCCACGCGGCCAAGGCCACGACCATCAGCGCCACCGCCGAGCCGAACGGCTGGCGCCAGGCCCTAGCCGCCATCGACCTGGAGCAGCGCCGCATCGCCAAGTACGGCGTGCGGCAGGAAGAGCTCGACCGGGAGATCGCCGAACTGCGCACCCTGCTGGAGGCCCGCGTCGCCGGAGCCGCGACCCAGCGCACCCCGACGCTGGCCAACGTCATTGTCGGCAGCCTCGATGACCACGAGGTGGTGACCAGCCCGCAGCAGGATCTGGCCGCGTTCAACGCGGCGGTGAAGGATCTGAAGGCGCAGACCGTGTCCGACGCCGTCAAGCGGGCGTTCGAAGGCGCCGGTCCCGTGGCGATCCTGTCCACGGGCTCCCCGGTGCAGGGCGGCGACAAGGCTCTGGCCGACCAACTGGCGTCGGTGCGCAAGGTGGAGGTGACGCCGCAGGCCGCCTCGGCCGCCATCGAATGGCCCTATCAGAGCTTCGGCGCGCCAGGGACGGTGGCCGAACAGAAGGACATCACCGATCTGGATGCGGCTTTCATCCGCTTCAGCAACGGCGTGCGGCTGACGGTGAAGCCGACCAAGTTCCGCGACGATCAGGTTCTGGTGCGTGTTCGGATCGGCGACGGCTATCTGGGTCTGCCCAGGGACAAGCAGAGCGTGAACTGGGCGGCCAGCGCCTTCGCGGAGGGCGGGCTGGCCAAGATCAGCGCTCAGGACACCGAGCAGGTGCTCGCCTCCAAGGTCTGGGGCGCGCAGCTGGGCATGGACGACGACGCCTTTGTCCTCAGCGGCTCGACCCGCACCGCCGACCTGCCGACCGAACTGCAGGTCCTGGCGGCTTACGCGACCGAGCCGGGCTGGCGGCCCGAGGCGTTCCAGCGGATCAAGACCTTCGGCCAGACCCTGCACGACCAGTACGAGGCCACCGACAACGGCGTGCTGGCCCGCGATCTGGCCGGACTGCTGCGCGGCGGCGATCGCCGCTTCACCTTCCCCAGCCGCCAGGAAATGGCGGCCGCCACGGTCGATGACCTGAAGGCGCAGCTGGCGCCCCTGTCGACCGGGCAGATCGAGGTGATCATCGTCGGCGACATCACCGTGGAGAAGGCGACCCAGGCGGTGGCCGAGACCTTCGGCGCCCTGCCGGCCCGCGTCGCCGCGCCGGCGCCGGGACCGGACGCCCGCGTCACCACCTTCCCCAAGCCGACGGCGACGCCGGTGCGTCTGACCCACAAGGGGCGCGACGACCAGGGCATGGCCTATATCGCCTGGCAGACCGGCGACTTCTTCAGCAATCCGCAGCGGGCCCGCGACATCACGATCCTGGCAGACATCTTCCGTCTGCGGCTGCAGGACGAGCTGCGCGAGAAACAGGGGGCGACCTATTCACCCTCGGCCGGCTCGACGGCGTCGTTCGTCTGGACCGACTTTGGCTATGTGGCCGTCAGCGTCGAGGCGCCGCCCGCCACGCTGGATTCGGTCTTCAAGACCGTCTCGGAGATCGCCGCCGACCTGCGCGCCAAGCCGCCGTCCCAGGACGAGCTGGCGCGCGCCAAGAAGCCTCGCCTGGAAGGCCTGGAGAAGGCCCGGGTCACCAACGAGTACTGGATCGGCCAGCTTTCCGGCGCGCAGGCCGACCCGCGTCGGCTGGACGCGACCCGCTCTGTCCAGGCGGGTGTCGAGCGGGTGTCGCCTCTGGACGTGCAGAAGGCCGCGCAAGCCTATCTGGGCGATGAGCGCGCCTGGAAACTGGTGATCGTCCCGGGGAAGTAA